In Brevibacillus brevis, a genomic segment contains:
- a CDS encoding L,D-transpeptidase translates to MDKVSFLQEKSTFHMKYPDQSDLAFYRWYTEQHPEEAIGWYHLGREREARGELDQAIAAMKQALHAKPGPYFHEAREAYQELIRKRKSRGRGAIKRRLLASLLFLYGLLAFSPGPLTEPAQVEKASGPISPPAFTDRPHVEVVAVPANLSPSQLQSQLRSYVESRRPSLAQPYTVIAVPEFAGGPLFTPLLFYQPKNVLGVLRYQPDTRTVISQTWFERPGPYEQDPRLQAARAALAEEQQITEQILTLRNALYRYYQRKGSLPDSLSQLAGAYPGNYLPQIPVPPKGLSLSAYVYNPGAFRPETAWASLREVMPLPGYPEPLIPLAPLQIHLSEATHTLRLMSGPHLVRSYPVGIGKNGSTPEGYFTILQKINHPRGHDNIYGTRGMVFQNSGYAIHGTNHPESIGSSVSLGCIRMLNAAVEELYSFVSLGTEVVLSDAPMPSIAWSNPAAFLLKARPQEETPQVVYQWLH, encoded by the coding sequence GTGGACAAGGTTTCCTTTCTGCAGGAAAAAAGCACCTTTCATATGAAATATCCAGATCAAAGCGATCTTGCTTTTTATCGTTGGTACACCGAGCAGCATCCTGAGGAAGCGATCGGCTGGTATCATCTCGGTCGCGAGCGCGAGGCGCGCGGAGAGCTCGATCAGGCGATCGCGGCCATGAAGCAAGCCTTGCACGCCAAACCAGGACCCTACTTCCACGAAGCGAGGGAAGCCTACCAGGAGCTGATTCGCAAGCGCAAATCACGGGGACGGGGCGCTATCAAGCGACGGCTGCTCGCCTCGCTCCTGTTTTTGTACGGGCTGCTCGCCTTCTCGCCGGGGCCCTTGACCGAGCCCGCCCAGGTCGAAAAGGCTTCCGGCCCCATTTCTCCACCGGCCTTCACCGACCGTCCCCATGTAGAGGTGGTAGCGGTCCCGGCCAACCTGAGCCCTTCCCAATTGCAGAGCCAATTGCGGAGCTACGTGGAAAGCCGGCGCCCGTCTCTGGCACAGCCGTATACGGTCATCGCCGTCCCGGAATTCGCTGGCGGTCCGCTGTTTACGCCGCTGCTCTTTTATCAGCCGAAAAACGTGCTCGGGGTCCTGCGCTACCAGCCAGACACCCGCACGGTCATCAGCCAGACGTGGTTCGAGCGACCAGGCCCCTATGAACAGGATCCTCGTCTTCAGGCGGCTCGTGCTGCCCTGGCGGAAGAACAGCAGATCACGGAGCAGATCCTGACCCTGCGCAATGCGCTTTACCGCTACTATCAGCGAAAAGGGAGCCTGCCGGACAGTCTCTCGCAGCTCGCCGGAGCCTATCCCGGCAATTACTTGCCGCAAATCCCCGTGCCGCCAAAAGGGCTGAGCCTGTCCGCTTACGTGTACAATCCAGGGGCTTTTCGCCCCGAGACAGCCTGGGCCAGCCTGCGGGAAGTGATGCCGCTCCCCGGTTATCCCGAACCGCTCATCCCGCTGGCGCCGCTGCAAATCCATCTGTCCGAAGCCACGCACACGCTGCGGCTCATGAGCGGACCTCACCTCGTGCGCAGCTATCCGGTCGGAATCGGGAAAAACGGGTCCACCCCCGAGGGATACTTCACCATCCTGCAAAAAATCAACCATCCCCGGGGGCATGACAACATCTACGGCACCCGTGGCATGGTCTTCCAAAACAGCGGCTATGCCATACACGGCACCAACCATCCGGAGAGCATCGGGTCTTCCGTGTCGCTCGGCTGCATCCGCATGCTCAATGCCGCTGTCGAGGAGCTCTATTCGTTCGTGTCGCTCGGTACAGAAGTCGTGTTGTCGGACGCCCCGATGCCTTCCATCGCCTGGAGCAACCCGGCTGCTTTCTTGTTGAAGGCCCGTCCGCAGGAAGAGACGCCGCAAGTGGTCTATCAATGGCTGCACTAG
- a CDS encoding AAA family ATPase, producing the protein MVYLRTIRLLRETFPRTDHYPFSLPSLAGLEELEIQNSVTFFVGENGSGKSTLMEAIAYQCGFHTAGGSRHNSYDVDRSESSLGDYIQLSWLPKQTNGFFLRAESFYQFASHIDDTASTRGYGGRSLHEQSHGESFFSLFSHRFSGKGIYLLDEPEAALSPMRQLAFLYVMKDLVEEGAQFLIATHSPILMGFPGATILNFDASPAEEIRYEDTEHYQLTRRFLENRESFWSDF; encoded by the coding sequence ATGGTTTACCTGCGGACGATCCGCTTGCTGCGCGAGACATTTCCCCGGACGGACCACTATCCGTTTTCACTGCCTTCGCTGGCCGGGCTGGAGGAGCTGGAGATTCAAAACAGCGTCACGTTTTTTGTGGGGGAAAACGGCTCGGGCAAGTCTACGCTCATGGAGGCGATTGCCTACCAGTGCGGATTCCATACGGCGGGGGGTTCCCGCCACAACTCGTACGATGTGGATCGGTCAGAGTCGAGCCTTGGCGACTACATCCAGCTTTCCTGGCTGCCCAAGCAGACGAACGGTTTCTTTTTGCGGGCGGAGAGCTTTTACCAGTTTGCCAGCCATATCGACGATACCGCTAGTACGAGAGGGTATGGCGGACGCTCTCTGCACGAGCAGTCCCACGGCGAATCGTTTTTCTCCTTGTTTTCACATCGTTTCTCGGGAAAAGGCATCTACCTGCTGGACGAGCCGGAGGCAGCCTTGTCTCCGATGCGCCAGCTGGCGTTTTTGTACGTGATGAAGGACTTGGTGGAGGAGGGGGCGCAGTTTTTGATCGCGACGCATTCCCCGATCCTGATGGGCTTTCCGGGAGCGACCATCCTCAATTTTGATGCGTCACCCGCAGAGGAAATCCGCTACGAGGATACCGAGCACTACCAATTGACGCGCCGCTTTCTGGAAAATCGTGAAAGCTTCTGGAGCGATTTTTAA
- a CDS encoding zf-HC2 domain-containing protein, translating to MKCADAGVMQMFVDGECGDEAGRQIIAHLGECAECRRLMEELSALDAWTRQTIENELFRHADKAKVDTDAAWQRFSLRLEQSAGRSLAQNRVWKRSWKDMNKKTKTWVTGASAAAVLAVSLSFPQVQAAASDFLSIFRMDKVQFVKLTQDDLAQTEAWLSRGEAGEMDLKGLGKLWIDESGKGEKDYRSYNSREAAEKAGVKLPTLPKELEVQGVDLNPSFTVHFEINVDKANKLLSQLQVDQKFDEKLSGKTFSLTVPNAQTIWLRANDKDLNYSIVDAPELKAPEGVDLEQLRSTILSLPFIPDNVKKQMLSIEDWQHTLPMPYVADKDSKLKEVKVNGADGILITNEHDNRVIWQQDGRIHMLEGYNGIKSDELLAFAKEM from the coding sequence GTGAAGTGTGCGGATGCGGGCGTAATGCAGATGTTTGTAGATGGCGAGTGTGGCGATGAGGCAGGCAGACAGATCATCGCTCACCTCGGAGAATGCGCCGAATGTCGCCGGTTGATGGAGGAGCTGTCCGCTCTGGACGCCTGGACCCGGCAGACGATCGAGAATGAGCTGTTTCGACATGCCGACAAGGCGAAGGTGGATACCGATGCCGCCTGGCAGCGTTTTTCCCTCAGGCTGGAACAAAGCGCAGGGAGAAGCCTTGCGCAAAATCGTGTATGGAAAAGGAGCTGGAAAGACATGAATAAAAAGACGAAAACATGGGTGACGGGAGCTTCCGCGGCGGCTGTGCTTGCCGTATCGCTTTCCTTCCCGCAAGTGCAGGCGGCCGCCAGCGATTTTCTGTCCATTTTTCGAATGGATAAGGTCCAATTCGTGAAACTGACGCAAGACGATCTGGCGCAAACGGAAGCGTGGCTGTCCCGCGGCGAAGCCGGAGAGATGGATTTGAAAGGGCTCGGCAAACTGTGGATTGATGAATCAGGCAAAGGGGAGAAAGACTATCGCTCTTACAACAGCAGAGAGGCGGCCGAGAAGGCGGGAGTCAAGCTGCCGACCTTGCCGAAAGAGCTGGAAGTGCAAGGCGTGGATCTCAATCCTTCCTTCACCGTTCACTTCGAAATCAACGTCGACAAGGCAAACAAGCTGCTTTCCCAGCTGCAAGTCGACCAGAAATTCGACGAGAAGCTGAGCGGCAAAACCTTCTCGCTGACTGTGCCGAATGCTCAGACGATCTGGCTGCGGGCGAATGACAAAGACCTGAACTACTCGATCGTGGATGCCCCTGAGCTGAAGGCGCCAGAAGGTGTGGATCTCGAGCAGCTGAGAAGTACGATCCTGTCCTTGCCGTTCATTCCGGACAACGTGAAAAAGCAAATGCTCAGCATCGAGGACTGGCAGCACACTCTGCCGATGCCATACGTGGCAGACAAGGACAGCAAGCTGAAGGAAGTCAAGGTGAATGGCGCCGATGGCATCCTGATCACAAACGAGCATGACAATCGAGTGATCTGGCAGCAGGATGGCCGCATCCACATGCTGGAAGGGTACAACGGGATCAAGTCTGATGAGCTTTTGGCTTTCGCCAAGGAAATGTAG
- a CDS encoding PBP1A family penicillin-binding protein, with protein MATKAKKKVRKKKSSLLMIAVSFAIFLVLSVIGGYFALLYAGDRMIAENEQKLKDLKAEPTVIYDKNGKEMTSLIRQKNREYKPITEMPKVLVNAFLAVEDKRFFEHKGVDMIRIGGAILNDIRKGSLAEGGSTITQQLARNVFLTLDQTFWRKTKEMSIAIGLECRYSKDQILEMYLNRVYLGEGEFGVEDAANYYFGHGVSDEKFTIAQAAMLAAIPKAPTTYSPFNNPEQAKLRRDTVIRLMYEQGIITEAQKNEAQAEPLPTEPNEVEGASLKKGYRAFFDYMLKEADARYGVTEEELYSGGWEVYTTFDQKIQDAMLDQYANAKNFPKDGAKRGVESAMIVVDAKNGGVAGMMGGRNYAAKGFNYATDMKRQPGSSFKPLAVYAPAIDIDSDKWGPNSSLSNKRQSFNGYEPRNYNNKYSENVSMNRALIESLNVPAVWLLNEIGVKNGIDYLNKFGIELAPEDRNLAIALGGLSKGTSPLKMAQAYTAFANGGVMSEAHAISKMTNKNVGIERVYEEKQTNVLKPESAWKVHTMLERAVQEGTGKAARISGRHVAGKTGTTQSIAGGSDVNKDAWFVGYTPEYVGAVWMGFDPEDKQHLMRQGSSLTAQMFSKVLAEGLKGVEASDFVPPGGFEEVKEEPQEQESKIELAADMTIDKNKLKVVLSWIGGSPDYTYDVYRIRPNGEREKIAEGLKDTYYVDELDSPTQYKYVVVPRNATGEEETPSKEVGISTKQLENVLNSGEEGDMGTDGNLPPDNGNGNGASGQQPSDGGNTGGDGQGPWNGQSPGNTGNSQNPGDSQAPPPDIVNPGGDETNQPSQGIELPPPPDQGDQNSQRGDTNG; from the coding sequence ATGGCAACAAAGGCCAAGAAGAAAGTCAGGAAGAAGAAAAGCAGCTTGCTGATGATTGCCGTATCGTTTGCGATCTTCCTGGTCCTGAGTGTCATCGGAGGCTATTTTGCCCTGTTGTACGCTGGGGATCGGATGATTGCGGAAAATGAGCAAAAACTGAAGGATCTGAAAGCAGAGCCAACCGTCATATACGACAAAAACGGGAAAGAAATGACGAGCCTGATTCGTCAGAAAAACCGTGAATACAAGCCGATCACCGAAATGCCGAAGGTGCTCGTGAATGCTTTCCTCGCCGTCGAGGACAAACGCTTTTTCGAGCATAAAGGCGTGGATATGATCCGGATCGGCGGCGCCATCCTCAACGACATCCGCAAGGGGTCGCTGGCGGAGGGCGGAAGTACGATCACCCAACAGTTAGCGAGAAACGTATTCCTCACCCTGGATCAAACGTTTTGGCGGAAGACAAAGGAAATGAGTATCGCGATCGGCCTGGAGTGCAGGTACTCCAAGGACCAGATCCTCGAAATGTACCTGAACCGGGTGTACCTGGGCGAAGGGGAGTTCGGCGTGGAGGACGCGGCCAACTATTACTTCGGGCACGGCGTCTCCGACGAGAAGTTCACCATTGCCCAAGCCGCCATGCTGGCCGCGATTCCCAAGGCGCCGACGACCTACTCGCCGTTCAACAATCCGGAGCAGGCGAAGCTGCGCCGCGATACCGTCATCCGGCTGATGTATGAGCAAGGCATTATTACCGAGGCGCAGAAAAACGAAGCGCAGGCAGAACCGCTGCCGACAGAGCCGAACGAGGTGGAGGGCGCAAGCCTGAAAAAAGGCTACCGGGCGTTCTTCGACTACATGCTCAAGGAAGCCGACGCGCGCTACGGCGTGACCGAGGAAGAGCTGTACAGCGGAGGATGGGAGGTCTACACCACCTTCGATCAGAAGATCCAGGACGCGATGCTCGACCAATATGCCAACGCGAAAAACTTCCCCAAAGACGGAGCAAAGCGCGGGGTAGAATCGGCGATGATCGTCGTCGACGCCAAAAACGGCGGGGTCGCCGGGATGATGGGCGGCCGCAACTATGCCGCGAAGGGCTTTAACTACGCGACCGACATGAAGCGTCAGCCGGGCTCGTCGTTCAAGCCGCTGGCTGTGTACGCGCCCGCCATCGACATTGACAGCGATAAGTGGGGACCCAACTCGTCCCTGAGCAACAAGCGGCAGAGCTTCAACGGCTACGAGCCGCGCAACTACAACAACAAGTACAGCGAGAACGTGAGCATGAACCGGGCCTTGATCGAATCCCTCAACGTTCCGGCCGTTTGGCTACTGAACGAGATCGGCGTGAAAAACGGGATCGACTACTTGAACAAATTCGGCATCGAGCTGGCTCCGGAGGACCGCAACCTGGCCATCGCGCTGGGGGGGCTGTCCAAAGGGACGTCGCCGCTGAAAATGGCGCAGGCCTATACAGCGTTCGCCAACGGCGGGGTCATGTCGGAAGCCCATGCGATCTCCAAGATGACGAACAAAAACGTGGGCATCGAGCGCGTGTACGAAGAGAAGCAGACCAACGTCCTGAAGCCGGAGTCCGCCTGGAAAGTCCACACCATGCTCGAGCGCGCCGTCCAGGAAGGGACAGGGAAGGCAGCCCGCATTTCCGGCCGCCATGTAGCCGGGAAAACCGGGACGACCCAATCGATCGCGGGCGGCAGCGACGTCAACAAGGACGCCTGGTTCGTCGGGTACACGCCGGAATACGTCGGCGCTGTCTGGATGGGCTTCGACCCGGAGGACAAACAGCACTTGATGCGCCAGGGCAGCAGCTTGACCGCCCAGATGTTCTCGAAGGTATTGGCGGAAGGTCTGAAAGGCGTGGAAGCCAGCGACTTTGTTCCGCCGGGAGGCTTTGAGGAAGTTAAAGAGGAGCCACAGGAGCAGGAGTCGAAAATTGAACTGGCGGCGGATATGACGATCGACAAGAACAAGCTGAAGGTCGTCCTGAGCTGGATCGGCGGTTCGCCGGACTACACGTACGATGTATATCGCATCCGTCCAAACGGGGAGCGCGAGAAGATCGCTGAAGGTTTGAAAGATACGTATTATGTAGACGAACTGGATTCGCCGACGCAGTACAAGTACGTGGTCGTTCCGCGAAACGCTACAGGTGAAGAAGAAACTCCTTCCAAGGAAGTAGGCATCAGCACGAAACAGCTGGAAAATGTGTTGAATTCCGGGGAAGAAGGAGACATGGGCACCGACGGAAACCTGCCGCCAGACAATGGCAATGGCAACGGGGCCAGCGGCCAGCAGCCTTCTGACGGAGGAAACACAGGAGGCGACGGCCAGGGTCCATGGAATGGCCAGTCACCGGGAAATACGGGAAATTCCCAAAACCCGGGCGATTCCCAAGCGCCGCCGCCGGATATCGTGAATCCGGGCGGAGACGAGACCAACCAGCCTTCGCAAGGGATCGAGCTGCCTCCTCCACCGGATCAAGGTGACCAGAACTCGCAACGAGGCGACACCAACGGCTGA
- a CDS encoding RNA polymerase sigma factor SigX: MEVQAKLAMDTGVVQDNTDSFRDLFTTYYPFVVRQIMRIVKEQQTAEDIAQDVFLSFYHTDRSAIEHIPAWLSRASIYAAYNHLRAEKRRTARQEKEAAEKEWVAPSSEDAWMEQDAIVGVRDVLAMLDERERTLLVMKYSGFAYAELARATGTEVSSVGTLLIRAKSKFRKLYDRMRGAET; encoded by the coding sequence GTGGAGGTGCAGGCAAAACTGGCGATGGATACCGGAGTTGTCCAGGACAATACGGATTCCTTTCGAGATTTGTTTACGACGTACTATCCCTTCGTGGTCAGGCAAATCATGCGAATTGTAAAGGAGCAGCAGACTGCAGAGGACATCGCACAGGACGTATTTTTGTCCTTTTACCATACGGACCGTTCCGCGATCGAACACATACCGGCTTGGCTGTCGCGAGCCAGCATCTACGCCGCCTACAACCACTTGCGTGCGGAAAAGCGCAGGACGGCCCGGCAAGAAAAGGAAGCGGCCGAGAAAGAGTGGGTCGCGCCGTCTTCCGAGGATGCGTGGATGGAACAGGACGCAATTGTCGGGGTGCGAGATGTGCTTGCCATGCTGGACGAGAGGGAGCGTACGCTGCTCGTCATGAAATATTCAGGGTTTGCCTATGCGGAGCTTGCGCGAGCGACGGGGACGGAAGTGAGCTCGGTCGGAACGCTGCTCATCAGAGCGAAGAGCAAGTTTCGCAAGCTGTACGATCGGATGAGGGGGGCGGAGACGTGA